In the genome of Bernardetia sp., the window ACAAAATTGTAGCAATGGATATGTGGATTGCAAATGGAAGTCGAAAGGTATTTGATAATCTTTTGAAGGCTGTAGAAATGTCAAATCCAGCCTTTTTTGATAGAGACAAAGCCGTGGAATTTAATGATAAATGGCAAAAGGCAAGTGAATTAGACAAAGCCTATTTTTTAGAGTTTATTGCTCTTGTGATGCGTGAGGCAATGTTTGCGAAGGTAGGAGGAATGGCAGGAACAGAACCAGTAGAGGGTTTTGCAAGTCTTTGGAAAAATACGCAAGCTGAAAAAGTAGATAATTTTTCACTTCTAAACGAACTAAGTTTTAAAGAATGGAATAAAGATGAATGTTTGCTTACTCTGCAACGTCCCCTAGAAAACTCAGTTACTTCATTCCGAACAGGCGATATTGTCGTAATTTATCCAATAGAAAATGAGCAGGACGGCAAAGCACATTCTCCACTTCGTTATCAGATTTTAAAAGGAAATATTGAAGAGATTTCATCGGAAACAGTCATTGTAAAAATTTGGAGTAAACACATCAATCAAGCATTTTTTGAATCGTATCCGAAATGGGGCATAGAACCCAATCTAATGGAACGCACCTTTAACGACCTTAGCGCATCACTTGCAGAATTTTTAGGAGCAGACAATTACAAGAAAGCCATCATTTACGGAAAACAAGAACCTCGTTTTGATGAGAGTTTTAAAATAGACTATACCAAAAAAGGGCTAAGTGAAGAACAAAACGAAATTTTCAATCGTGCACTTTCGTCTAAAGATTATTTCCTTTTGCAAGGTCCTCCCGGAACTGGAAAGACTTCAGCAATGCTTAAAAATATGGTCGATTATCTCTACAACGAGACTGACCAAATTGTAGTTCTTTTGGCATTTACCAACCGAGCGACGGATGAAATTTCACAGAAAGTAAAACAAGTGTGTGGAGATGATTTTGTGCGTTTAGGCAATGTGAGAGAGGATAGTGTTTTCTTTGAAAATAGTTTGAAAGCATCGCAAAGTTTAGACGAGCTTAAAGCAAAAATTCATACCTCAAGAGTTTTTGTGTCGACAGTTTCTTCATTTTATTCTAATCTTCGCATTTTGGATAGAGACGACCCCAATGGAGGAAAACGTATTTTTGACACCCTTATCGTAGATGAAGCCTCACAGCTTTTAGAGCCTCATTTGTGTGGAATTTTGCCAAAATTCAAACGTTTTATTTTGATTGGAGATGAAAAACAGTTGCCTGCTGTCGTAACGCAGCCTTCAAAACTTTGCCAAGCAAAAAGTCCTTTATTACATGAAATTGGAATTGAAGATTTGAGCCAATCTGTTTTTGAGCGTTTGGTAGAAAATGCCGAAAAACGAAACTGGAATAATTGTGTGGCAATGCTTTCTACGCAATACCGAACCCACCAAGATATTGCCGAATTTATCAGTACAGAATTTTACAAGACACTAAAGGCTGGAAGTGAAAGGCAGTTTGAAAAAATGAGTTATTACAATCCAAATTCGGAGGATGAACTAGAAAAGTTTTTAGGACAAAAACGAGTGCTTTTCATTCCCACCAAATCAGAAAAAGGAACAAAATTTCATAGTGAAGAAGCTGACAAAGTAGTAGAACTTTTACGCAGCATACACAGAATTTTTGGAGATAGTTTTGATGAGGAAACTGTTGGAGTAATCACGCCCTACCGAGCGCAAATCGCACAGATTTATCAAAGGCTAGATGAAAATTTAAGGAAACAAGTTACCGTCGATACCGTAGAGCGTTATCAAGGAAGCGAGCGAAAAATTATTATTCTCTCCATGGCGACCAATCACGCTGCACAGATGCGATTTTTGCAGTCGCTAAACCACAAGCAAACCGTCGATAAAAAACTCAATGTTGCTCTTAGCCGAGCGAAAGAACAGCTCATTTTATTAGGCAACCCAGAAGTTTTGATGGCAGGAAAGTTTTATGGAAAGTTTTTGGAGTGGGTGAAGAGGGAGAAAATTCAAGTCTAGTTTTCTTCCTTGAATTTAATGGTTTTAAATGCTTTGACTACTTTATTTCGTTGATTTGGATTTAGATTTTTATCTACTATTGCAAGTGCAAAGTCGCTATCTATTTTTTTTAAGTAGATTCCTGTGATTCCTCTTACTCCATATTTTGGTTGTATTATTTTTCTAATATAATTTCCTACTGTATCAATTTTTATATCGTGTCTTGTAATCTCATTAGGTATTTCGACCTCCTTGTATATTACTGTATCAGGATATTCTATAACAGCTCTGTATTTTCCTTCTTCAAAGAAAATAGTATCTTTTAATGGGGTTGGAAACTTTTTAACAATAACTAAAGAAGTATCTGTTA includes:
- a CDS encoding AAA domain-containing protein, with amino-acid sequence MRKTVLNQLETQYYYDQLQHLSTRSEETPKERLQRLYVAFLSLLNNLTEDREQQIFTGWYAKLHFVCQAYGLGSDWESELQGLRRLLRKNSLQVFFKPTEIQFLTALSLLTRLVQIFATEDAPTLLKEKYQDEELISLAFREDAEQKISRIFGTVQEKDSEIVYDDKNRGTASFKLFTEEHGMISISVADVHYYTKKGTIFHQHNLSREIPRLMPYQPVSVTNLENVGENEFVSTDKSLIILNPDYLVDASAIAKCKTFKGQTPYLYLLSKLEFFAGNEGTFRGKVINELLDKLVENPETTFADSYKDAFIENSIDAAFIDTDKLKEISRQLKEHFFVVQKHISPYFENLLTTEPTFISSKYGLQGRIDLLIEHREEELRDRKDIIELKSSKAPDVQISNGWKNDLIQVACYNLLIDSTFEKRTGISALLYSSDSQNGLRDCGSLDFDKQTAMEIRNKIVAMDMWIANGSRKVFDNLLKAVEMSNPAFFDRDKAVEFNDKWQKASELDKAYFLEFIALVMREAMFAKVGGMAGTEPVEGFASLWKNTQAEKVDNFSLLNELSFKEWNKDECLLTLQRPLENSVTSFRTGDIVVIYPIENEQDGKAHSPLRYQILKGNIEEISSETVIVKIWSKHINQAFFESYPKWGIEPNLMERTFNDLSASLAEFLGADNYKKAIIYGKQEPRFDESFKIDYTKKGLSEEQNEIFNRALSSKDYFLLQGPPGTGKTSAMLKNMVDYLYNETDQIVVLLAFTNRATDEISQKVKQVCGDDFVRLGNVREDSVFFENSLKASQSLDELKAKIHTSRVFVSTVSSFYSNLRILDRDDPNGGKRIFDTLIVDEASQLLEPHLCGILPKFKRFILIGDEKQLPAVVTQPSKLCQAKSPLLHEIGIEDLSQSVFERLVENAEKRNWNNCVAMLSTQYRTHQDIAEFISTEFYKTLKAGSERQFEKMSYYNPNSEDELEKFLGQKRVLFIPTKSEKGTKFHSEEADKVVELLRSIHRIFGDSFDEETVGVITPYRAQIAQIYQRLDENLRKQVTVDTVERYQGSERKIIILSMATNHAAQMRFLQSLNHKQTVDKKLNVALSRAKEQLILLGNPEVLMAGKFYGKFLEWVKREKIQV